In one Alnus glutinosa chromosome 12, dhAlnGlut1.1, whole genome shotgun sequence genomic region, the following are encoded:
- the LOC133851885 gene encoding uncharacterized protein LOC133851885 isoform X2 — translation MQRVSDMKEDYEIDEKKQAAADVLFQYSKFVMACIGNQVRPCDLRLHLMKISGMPTSLKKESSQRAASPDAMGESSSSGTARLDKADSFRVL, via the exons ATGCAGAGAGTTTCGGACATGAAAGAAGATTACGAG ATTGATGAGAAGAAGCAAGCTGCTGCCGATGTTCTGTTTCAATATTCAAAATTTGTGATGGCATGTATTGGAAATCAAGTTCGGCCTTGCGACTTGAGGTTGCATTTAATGAAG ATTTCCGGAATGCCAACTTCTCTAAAGAAAGAATCATCACAGAGAGCAGCTTCTCCCGATGCAATGGGCGAGTCCTCAAGCTCAGGTACAGCTAGACTTGATAAAGCAGACAGTTTCCGGGTACTATAG
- the LOC133851885 gene encoding uncharacterized protein LOC133851885 isoform X1 → MQRVSDMKEDYEIDEKKQAAADVLFQYSKFVMACIGNQVRPCDLRLHLMKEISGMPTSLKKESSQRAASPDAMGESSSSGTARLDKADSFRVL, encoded by the exons ATGCAGAGAGTTTCGGACATGAAAGAAGATTACGAG ATTGATGAGAAGAAGCAAGCTGCTGCCGATGTTCTGTTTCAATATTCAAAATTTGTGATGGCATGTATTGGAAATCAAGTTCGGCCTTGCGACTTGAGGTTGCATTTAATGAAG GAGATTTCCGGAATGCCAACTTCTCTAAAGAAAGAATCATCACAGAGAGCAGCTTCTCCCGATGCAATGGGCGAGTCCTCAAGCTCAGGTACAGCTAGACTTGATAAAGCAGACAGTTTCCGGGTACTATAG
- the LOC133852129 gene encoding protein POLLENLESS 3-LIKE 2, producing the protein MLQDMWNAPPGFRPTKSAPSSPAKPLGVSRTRSDSFHVTHKVPVGDSPYVRAKNVQLVDKDPEKAIPLFWAAINAGDRVDSALKDMAIVMKQQNRAEEAIEAIKSLRRRCSDQAQESLDNILLDLYKRCGRLDDQITLLRHKLYLIQQGLAFNGKRTKTARSQGKKFQVSVEQEATRLLGNLGWALMQQNNYIEAEDAYRRALSIAPDNNKMCNLGICLMKQGRIVEAKETLRLVKPAMADGPRGTDSHLKAYERAQQMLKDLESEMMNKGGGDRLEQRRLFDAFLGSSSIWQPQPCKDHTSMPTFNNSIEPRDGFADENVNSNIIADQLRTVKQASHTAANCLNIAAAPFFSSRFMKEQPIMKDRVQNQFPESHKRTRSGNPADSIRMNRMGEITKLLAESEKSENKSRRLSASPEETDKLIESLPDNKAFEDAILGIDEAGKPADSGIYQRKIEKRLKAFEDITLSMSTRA; encoded by the exons ATGCTGCAAGATATGTGGAACGCTCCCCCTGGTTTCAGACCCACCAAGTCCGCTCCTTCCTCACCAGCCAAGCCTCTTGGGGTTTCAAGAACTCGTTCCGATTCCTTCCACGTGACCCACAAGGTCCCGGTTGGCGATAGTCCTTATGTCAGAGCCAAGAACGTCCAG TTGGTGGATAAGGATCCGGAGAAGGctattcctctcttttgggcagCCATTAACGCTGGGGATAGGGTAGACAGTGCCCTGAAAGACATGGCTATTGTGATGAAGCAACAGAATCGGGCTGAAGAAGCTATCGAAGCCATCAAGTCTCTGCGTCGTCGGTGTTCAGATCAAGCCCAAGAGTCTCTTGACAATATTCTTTTGGACCTTTACAAG AGATGTGGGAGATTGGATGACCAAATAACATTGTTGAGACACAAGTTGTACTTGATTCAACAAGGGCTGGCTTTCAATGGGAAACGCACCAAGACTGCCAGATCCCAAGGAAAGAAATTCCAGGTCTCTGTGGAACAAGAAGCAACTAGGCTGTTG GGGAACTTGGGATGGGCGCTGATGCAACAGAACAACTACATTGAAGCAGAAGATGCTTACCGGAGGGCTCTTTCGATTGCACCCGATAATAATAAGATGTGCAATCTTGGTATCTGCTTGATGAAGCAGGGGAGGATTGTTGAAGCCAAAGAAACATTGCGGCTAGTGAAACCAGCAATGGCAGATGGCCCGAGAGGCACAGATTCACATCTCAAAGCCTATGAAAGGGCACAGCAGATGCTCAAGGACCTTGAGTCTGAAATGATGAACAAGGGAGGTGGGGACCGGCTCGAACAGCGCAGGCTCTTCGACGCCTTTCTTGGGTCTTCATCGATTTGGCAGCCTCAGCCTTGCAAGGATCATACTAGCATGCCTACATTCAACAATTCAATCGAACCCCGGGATGGTTTCGCTGATGAGAATGTCAATTCGAACATAATAGCAGACCAGCTGAGAACTGTCAAACAAGCTTCACATACTGCTGCCAATTGCTTAAATATTGCTGCAGCTCCATTCTTTTCGTCAAGATTTATGAAAGAGCAGCCGATTATGAAAGACCGAGTCCAGAATCAATTTCCTGAGAGCCATAAGAGAACAAGGTCTGGAAACCCTGCCGATTCAATCCGAATGAACAGAATGGGAGAGATCACAAAGCTTCTTGCAGAATCAGAAAAGTCAGAGAATAAGTCACGAAGGCTATCTGCTTCACCTGAAGAAACAGACAAGTTGATAGAGTCGCTGCCAGACAACAAGGCCTTTGAAGATGctattttgggcattgatgaGGCAGGAAAGCCAGCTGACAGCGGGATATATCAGAGGAAGATTGAGAAGAGGCTAAAGGCTTTTGAAGATATTACACTCTCTATGAGCACAAGAGCCTGA
- the LOC133852130 gene encoding L-ascorbate peroxidase 3-like gives MDAPVVDAVYLKEIEKTRQDLRALISSKSCAPIMLRLAWHDAGTYDAKSKTGGPNGSIRTEDELKHSANAGLEIAVRLCELVKAKHPKITYADLFQLAGVVAVEVTGGPSIEFVPGRKDSFEADEEGLIPDAKQDAQHLRDVFYRMGLTDKDIVALSGGHTLGKAHRERSGFESLAWTTTPMKFNNSYFVELMKRDSQGLLKLPTDKALVEDPKFRPYVELYAKDEDAFFTDYAASHKRLSELGFTPPSWGPPMGVAKSSKILTQSAVGVAVAAVVFIFSYFYGIHRKSSEQDLTL, from the exons ATGGATGCACCAGTAGTAGACGCAGTGTACCTGAAGGAGATCGAAAAGACTCGTCAAGACCTTCGCGCTCTCATCTCCAGCAAGAGCTGCGCTCCTATCATGCTCCGTTTAGC GTGGCATGATGCTGGAACTTACGACGCCAAAAGTAAGACTGGAGGTCCTAATGGCTCAATCAGGACTGAGGATGAGTTGAAACATAGTGCAAATGCTGGTTTGGAAATCGCAGTTAGATTATGCG AACTAGTGAAGGCTAAACATCCAAAAATTACATACGCTGACCTATTCCAG CTTGCTGGCGTTGTTGCAGTCGAGGTCACTGGAGGCCCCTCTATCGAATTTGTTCCAGGCAGAAAGGATTCATTTGAAGCTGATGAAGAAGGGCTCATTCCAGATGCCAAACAAG ATGCACAGCATTTAAGGGACGTCTTTTATCGCATGGGTCTAACTGACAAGGACATTGTGGCATTGTCCGGAGGCCACACATTG GGAAAGGCACACAGGGAGAGATCAGGATTCGAAAGTCTAGCTTGGACAACTACGCCTATGAAGTTTAATAACTCATATTTTGT AGAGCTCATGAAAAGAGACTCACAGGGATTGCTGAAACTCCCCACAGACAAGGCATTAGTTGAAGATCCTAAGTTTCGTCCCTATGTTGAGCTATATGCAAAG GATGAGGATGCTTTCTTCACAGATTATGCGGCATCACACAAGAGACTTTCAGAACTAGGCTTCACTCCACCTTCCTGGGGCCCCCCAATGGGAGTTGCAAAGAGCAGTAAAATATTGACACAAAGTGCTGTGGGGGTTGCAGTTGCTGCAGTTGTGTTtatctttagttatttttacgGAATTCACAGAAAATCGAGTGAACAAGACCTCACTCTGTAG
- the LOC133851228 gene encoding protein ALTERED PHOSPHATE STARVATION RESPONSE 1, with amino-acid sequence MGCCYSRIEREEIVSRCKARKKYMKQLVKARQAFSAAHTMYLRSLRSTGSALLQFANAETNLHHHHHHHVQLLQPPQTPPPPPPPPPPMSPSSDTWTSVTASPAPPPPPPPPPASSSTWDFWDPFGPPSLSRSVEEESDEESESEAAPVLVASARATASATPQRSVISGFSKDTVTTTTTSELAMVVARNGKDLVEIVKELDEYFLKAAEAGGQVSSLLEVSSSTFSSQSSKEGKVYNYGFNLSPSWWTWGSSPKSNGFRKFGEEMIGTGVGGGSVVCSDSHCSTVERLFAWEKKLCEEVKTSETIRIEHEKRVEQLRKLELNRADYVRTEKTKKEVEKLESQMMVASQAIETTSAEIIKLRETELYPQLIGLVKGLMCMWRSMYECHQVQTHIVQQLKYLDTIPSTEPTSEIHRQATLQLELEVQQWHQSFCNLVKGQRDYIQSLAGWLRLSLFQISKNPLSRTSQESRIYTLCEEWHVAVDHIPDRVASEGIKSLLTVIHAIVVQQAGEHKQKKRSETAFKELEKKVTQLRSLECKYGPYSMQESPGPTSGGDPVAEKRARVEILRAKAEEEKSKHEKSVSVTRAMTLNNLQMSLPHVFQAMVGFSSVCTEAFESVYNKAKRADEELDVKRIMA; translated from the exons ATGGGTTGCTGTTACTCAAGAATAGAGAGGGAAGAGATCGTGTCAAGATGCAAAGCCAGAAAGAAGTACATGAAGCAATTAGTGAAGGCAAGGCAAGCCTTCTCGGCCGCGCACACTATGTACCTCCGCTCACTTCGCAGCACTGGCTCCGCTCTGCTCCAGTTCGCCAATGCCGAGACcaacctccaccaccaccaccaccaccatgtCCAGCTTCTCCAGCCGCCGCAAACTCCACCGCCTCCGCCGCCTCCGCCACCGCCAATGAGCCCCAGCTCCGACACGTGGACGTCCGTTACGGCATCCCCGGCTCCCCCGCCGCCTCCTCCGCCGCCGCCAGCGTCGTCCTCCACGTGGGATTTCTGGGACCCATTTGGGCCGCCGTCGTTGTCGAGGTCCGTGGAGGAGGAATCGGACGAGGAGTCGGAGTCAGAGGCTGCGCCGGTACTGGTGGCCAGCGCCAGAGCCACCGCTAGCGCCACACCGCAGCGTTCTGTGATCAGTGGGTTTTCGAAGGACACCGTTACCACCACCACCACGAGCGAGCTTGCTATGGTGGTGGCCAGGAATGGTAAAGATCTCGTTGAGATTGTGAAGGAGCTTGATGAATACTTTCTCAAGGCTGCTGAGGCTGGTGGCCAGGTCTCATCGCTCTTGGAAGTCTCAAGCTCTACCTTTTCTAGTCAGAGTAGTAAAGAAG GAAAAGTTTATAACTACGGGTTTAATTTGAGTCCATCGTGGTGGACATGGGGCTCGAGTCCAAAATCAAACGGTTTTCGGAAGTTTGGAGAGGAAATGATAGGAACTGGTGTTGGGGGTGGCAGTGTTGTCTGTAGTGACAGCCACTGTTCCACTGTGGAGAGGCTATTTGCTTGGGAGAAGAAATTGTGCGAGGAAGTCAAG ACTTCTGAGACCATAAGGATAGAGCATGAGAAGAGGGTGGAGCAGCTGCGGAAGCTAGAGCTGAACAGGGCTGACTATGTGAGGACTGAGAAGACAAAGAAAGAGGTTGAAAAGTTGGAATCGCAAATGATGGTTGCTTCCCAGGCCATAGAGACCACCTCTGCTGAGATCATCAAACTAAGGGAAACCGAGCTCTACCCACAACTTATTGGGCTTGTCAAAGG ATTGATGTGCATGTGGAGAAGCATGTATGAGTGCCACCAAGTCCAAACACACATAGTGCAGCAGCTAAAATACCTGGATACCATCCCATCAACAGAACCCACATCTGAGATTCACAGGCAAGCAACTCTTCAGCTCGAGCTTGAGGTCCAACAATGGCACCAGTCTTTCTGCAACCTAGTCAAGGGCCAAAGGGACTACATCCAGTCCCTCGCTGGTTGGCTTCGGCTGAGCCTCTTCCAGATCAGCAAAAATCCGCTGTCCAGAACTTCTCAGGAATCCAGAATTTACACACTGTGTGAAGAATGGCACGTTGCGGTTGACCATATTCCAGACAGGGTGGCATCTGAAGGAATTAAGAGCTTATTAACAGTAATCCATGCCATTGTAGTTCAACAAGCAGGCGAGCATAAGCAAAAGAAAAGGTCGGAAACTGCATTTAAAGAGCTTGAGAAGAAGGTGACTCAGCTTAGATCACTTGAGTGCAAGTATGGTCCATATTCTATGCAAGAATCCCCTGGCCCTACAAGTGGCGGGGATCCAGTGGCAGAGAAGCGAGCAAGGGTGGAAATCTTGAGAGCCAAGGCAGAGGAGGAGAAAAGTAAGCATGAAAAGTCGGTCAGTGTAACCAGGGCAATGACACTGAATAATCTCCAGATGAGCTTACCGCATGTGTTTCAGGCGATGGTGGGATTTTCTAGTGTGTGTACAGAAGCATTTGAATCAGTATACAACAAAGCCAAAAGAGCAGATGAGGAGCTTGATGTGAAGAGGATAATGGCTTGA
- the LOC133851759 gene encoding L10-interacting MYB domain-containing protein-like → MASRVTRSRRQPTQQVEQQSRARWTASLTKTLADLMIAQVQKGNRRKNSFGKKAWRYMCDEFYKKTGLQWDKEQLKNRYAVLRRQYVTVRSLLDQSDFSWDESTGTIIAKDEAWTEYFKGHPDAETLKYAGCPIYKELCMIFSEPATNGKHDLLAEHDGGTTPSVPCAEPLSMHQEESSSDSDEVDDIADDHNTTQPTTPCTTGNRKRGRRGIDDAIAGAIMEMAAASKLRTAAIQQCNARYSIGDCINELDEMQGVDEQVYFAALDLFNKPNAREIFLSLKGDKRLIWLRGKCATYPAP, encoded by the exons ATGGCAAGCCGAGTAACTCGGTCAAGAAGACAACCAACTCAGCAGGTGGAACAACAGTCAAGGGCTAGATGGACCGCATCTCTCACCAAGACACTTGCAGACTTAATGATTGCCCAAGTTCAAAAAGGGAACAGACGCAAAAATTCTTTTGGCAAGAAAGCATGGAGGTATATGTGTGATGAATTCTATAAGAAAACAGGTCTGCAATGGGACAAGGAGCAATTGAAGAACCGATATGCAGTCTTGAGGAGGCAGTATGTTACTGTAAGGTCACTTCTCGATCAAAGTGACTTCAGTTGGGATGAATCCACGGGGACCATTATAGCCAAGGATGAAGCATGGACTGAATACTTCAAG GGACATCCTGATGCTGAGACTTTAAAATATGCTGGCTGCCCAATATACAAAGAGCTATGCATGATATTCTCGGAACCAGCAACCAATGGCAAACACGATCTATTAGCTGAACATGATGGAGGGACAACTCCTTCTGTTCCTTGTGCAGAGCCCTTGAGCATGCACCAAGAGGAGTCCTCATCAGATTCCGACGAAGTGGATGACATTGCAGATGATCACAACACTACTCAACCTACTACTCCTTGTACAACTGGAAATCGCAAAAGAGGTCGTAGGGGAATTGATGATGCCATTGCAGGAGCTATAATGGAGATGGCAGCTGCTTCAAAGCTAAGGACAGCTGCTATACAGCAATGTAATGCCCGATATTCCATAGGCGATTGTATCAATGAATTGGATGAGATGCAAGGTGTTGATGAACAGGTTTATTTTGCTGCTCTAGATCTATTCAACAAACCTAATGCAAGGGAGATTTTCTTGTCTCTCAAGGGTGACAAGCGCTTGATTTGGTTGCGTGGCAAGTGTGCCACTTATCCAGCACCTTAG